Proteins from one Calditrichota bacterium genomic window:
- a CDS encoding outer membrane lipoprotein-sorting protein: protein MDKLIILLILSTGLFAQSGREIAEKANATQRGFVDEVVETTMYLVNAKNDSVVRHLKNMTFERENSEDYSIIRFLNPPDVRGTGLLTYQNPAGDDQQWLYLPELRRVKRISSKNKSGAFMGSEFAYEDISGNTLDRFEYKYLGEDKLGDVDCYLVDRIPTYKNSGYLRIKTWYDKNTHLMLRNEFIDRKNSLLKVLTFKNWEQFSTGAWRAGKMTMENLQNGKTSILIFKNRKHKVGLKEKDFTKRSLQRNK, encoded by the coding sequence ATGGATAAATTAATAATTCTTTTAATTTTAAGCACGGGTCTGTTTGCCCAAAGCGGGCGTGAAATTGCTGAAAAGGCTAATGCTACCCAACGCGGTTTTGTAGATGAAGTTGTTGAAACAACCATGTACCTGGTTAATGCAAAAAATGATTCAGTAGTTCGTCATTTAAAAAATATGACTTTTGAACGCGAAAATTCTGAAGATTATTCAATCATTCGTTTCCTTAATCCACCGGATGTACGGGGAACAGGTTTACTAACTTACCAAAATCCTGCAGGTGATGATCAACAATGGTTATACCTGCCAGAGTTAAGACGTGTAAAAAGAATTTCATCCAAAAATAAATCCGGTGCTTTTATGGGATCAGAGTTTGCCTATGAAGATATTTCTGGCAATACGCTGGATCGTTTTGAGTACAAATATCTTGGTGAAGATAAATTAGGTGATGTCGATTGTTATTTGGTTGACCGTATTCCCACATATAAAAACAGCGGTTATTTAAGAATAAAAACATGGTACGATAAAAATACACATCTCATGTTACGAAACGAATTTATTGACCGTAAAAACAGCTTGTTAAAAGTGCTCACTTTTAAAAATTGGGAGCAATTTAGTACAGGTGCCTGGCGTGCTGGCAAAATGACAATGGAAAACCTGCAAAATGGAAAAACCAGTATTTTAATATTTAAAAATCGTAAACATAAAGTTGGCTTAAAAGAAAAAGATTTTACTAAACGAAGCCTCCAACGAAATAAATAA